Proteins encoded together in one Miscanthus floridulus cultivar M001 chromosome 16, ASM1932011v1, whole genome shotgun sequence window:
- the LOC136511637 gene encoding uncharacterized protein: MASNGNGNLKADIQPVESTASDNVPGATDVNTLATQGVSQSGKRWSGFRNFWNRLCTGPQLKKFGPSPSFKFQQIALQRDEFSRSIHSDNHVSHEHFQFIRRINWEHLWVMAKNWIKEPMNMALFVWIACVAVSGAILFLVMTGMLNHVLPSKSQRDTWFEVNNQILNALFTLMCLYQHPQRIYNFVLLCRWEPKDILRLRKIYCKNGTYKPNEWMHMMVVVILLNLNCFAQYALCGLNLGYRRSQRPPIGVGLTISVAIGAAAFAGLYNIISPLGKDYDTEHAAIDQEAQIDVTSTESGRPTSRIKSFERRYSFIQSDERRFVERRPQWVGGLMDFWDQISIAYLTLFCSCCVFGWNMQRLGFGNMYVHIATFLLFCLAPFFIFVLAAGNVDNGSLQVALVLTGLFLCFFGLLYGGFWRIQMRKRFNLPENNFCCHNPDASDCFQWLFCCSCSLAQEVRTADYYDITEDKSHTGQVTGETPRVMMSPLQREDGLALFKSSPSSPYRSGNASPSIFILESLSAPRRSSGSSPQGGSPTMGDRVMKAPAPSVLQREGGPDHGTGVIQ; this comes from the coding sequence ATGGCCTCCAATGGTAATGGAAATCTCAAAGCTGACATTCAACCAGTAGAGTCAACAGCTTCGGACAATGTTCCAGGCGCAACAGACGTCAACACTCTTGCCACTCAGGGTGTTTCGCAAAGTGGCAAGCGGTGGAGTGGGTTTAGGAATTTTTGGAATCGCCTTTGTACTGGCCCCCAGTTAAAGAAATTTGGTCCCTCCCCTTCGTTCAAGTTTCAACAGATCGCACTTCAACGGGATGAGTTCTCACGTTCGATCCATTCGGACAACCATGTTAGCCATGAGCATTTCCAGTTTATCAGGAGGATTAATTGGGAACACCTGTGGGTGATGGCCAAGAATTGGATAAAAGAGCCTATGAACATGGCCCTTTTTGTTTGGATTGCTTGTGTTGCTGTATCTGGTGCAATTCTCTTCCTTGTTATGACTGGAATGCTGAATCATGTTTTGCCTAGCAAATCACAAAGGGACACCTGGTTTGAAGTGAACAACCAAATCCTGAATGCATTATTCACGCTCATGTGCCTTTATCAACACCCACAACGGATCTACAACTTTGTGCTTCTTTGTCGATGGGAGCCGAAGGACATTTTAAGGCTTAGGAAGATATATTGCAAAAATGGAACATATAAACCTAATGAGTGGATGCACATGATGGTGGTTGTAATCCTTCTTAATTTGAACTGCTTTGCTCAGTATGCCCTGTGTGGTCTAAACCTAGGGTACCGCAGATCTCAACGGCCTCCTATCGGTGTTGGCCTCACTATTTCTGTTGCAATTGGGGCTGCAGCATTCGCTGGTCTGTACAATATCATCAGCCCTCTTGGGAAGGACTATGATACAGAACATGCCGCTATCGATCAAGAAGCACAAATCGATGTCACCTCAACTGAGAGCGGCAGGCCAACTTCACGGATTAAGTCATTTGAGAGGAGATACTCTTTCATCCAGAGTGATGAACGCCGTTTTGTGGAGAGAAGGCCTCAGTGGGTTGGCGGACTAATGGATTTCTGGGACCAGATATCTATTGCGTATTTGACACTTTTCTGCAGTTGCTGTGTCTTTGGCTGGAATATGCAGAGGCTTGGATTTGGTAACATGTATGTCCACATTGCAACGTTTCTGCTCTTTTGCCTGGCTCCATTTTTTATCTTCGTCCTTGCAGCTGGCAATGTTGACAATGGATCCCTTCAAGTGGCATTGGTGCTcactggacttttcctgtgcttTTTTGGTTTACTGTATGGTGGCTTCTGGAGAATTCAGATGAGGAAGAGGTTCAACCTGCCTGAAAACAACTTCTGCTGCCACAACCCAGATGCATCGGATTGTTTCCAGTGGTTGTTCTGCTGCTCATGCTCACTTGCTCAGGAAGTCAGGACCGCAGATTACTACGATATCACAGAGGACAAGTCACACACAGGGCAAGTAACTGGCGAAACCCCCCGCGTAATGATGTCCCCATTGCAGCGTGAAGATGGTTTGGCCCTTTTCAAGTCGAGTCCAAGTTCGCCATACAGGAGCGGCAATGCTAGTCCATCGATCTTTATCCTGGAGAGCCTGTCAGCCCCACGCAGGTCATCTGGTTCCTCGCCTCAGGGTGGTTCACCGACAATGGGTGATAGGGTGATGAAGGCACCAGCTCCATCTGTTCTTCAGAGAGAAGGTGGACCAGATCATGGCACGGGGGTGATCCAGTGA
- the LOC136512877 gene encoding WRKY transcription factor WRKY24-like, with protein sequence MTSTPGSFGGTLANSGPVALSFPTTTFANFLGGGGAASGGADNGGVGLSKFKAMTPPSLPLSHPPASPSSYLHAFSGILDSPILLTPSLFPSPTTGAIPSEPFNWMGTSESLSSSVKTEHWQYTDFTFQTAASAPATSTMTGAAHTASFPQSSVLMAPLGRVGDSYNGGEMQQQQPWTYQETTAQFEAPAAQPDNMLGNGGYSAAPVAVSGFREQSQSHRPSSDDGYNWRKYGQKQMKGSENPRSYYKCSFPGCPTKKKVERSPDGQVTEIVYKGTHNHPKPQSTRGRSASSAPAASYVLQSAGDAVPEHSFVALSGTPVATPENSSGSFGGDDEINGVSSRLAGNFGTDDLDDDEPDSKRWRKDGGDGDAGVSVAGNNRTVREPRVVVRTMSDIDVLDDGYRWRKYGQKVVKGNTNPRSYYKCTTARCPVRKHVERACHDTRAVVTTYEGKHNHDVPPARGSASLYHRAALAAQQMQQQAGSYQQGSLVRTADGFGFGAGGGHGAPMQAAESGFALSGFGDAAVGTAYSYRSHHQHQHQQTNEAMYYAKDEPRDDMSFFEQPLLF encoded by the exons ATGACCTCGACACCGGGGAGCTTCGGCGGAACGCTGGCTAACTCTGGACCGGTCGCGCTCTCGTTCCCGACCACCACCTTCGCCAACTTCCTGGGCGGCGGTGGTGCAGCTTCAGGCGGAGCGGACAACGGGGGAGTCGGGCTGTCCAAGTTCAAGGCCATGACCCCGCCTTCCCTCCCGCTGTCGCACCCGCCGGCGTCGCCGTCGTCCTACCTCCACGCGTTCTCCGGCATCCTCGACTCGCCGATCCTCCTCACTCCCAGC TTGTTCCCGTCGCCGACGACGGGCGCGATCCCGTCAGAGCCCTTCAACTGGATGGGGACGTCGGAGAGCCTAAGCAGCAGCGTAAAGACCGAGCACTGGCAGTACACCGACTTCACGTTCCAGACGGCGGCGTCCGCACCGGCGACGTCGACGATGACCGGTGCCGCGCACACGGCGTCCTTTCCACAGTCATCCGTGCTGATGGCACCATTG GGACGAGTAGGAGACTCGTACAACGGCGGCgagatgcagcagcagcagccatggaCCTACCAGGAAACGACTGCGCAATTCGAGGCGCCGGCGGCGCAGCCTGACAACATGCTCGGCAACGGCGGCTACAGCGCGGCTCCCGTGGCGGTATCCGGCTTCCGCGAGCAGAGCCAGAGCCACCGGCCTTCGTCGGACGACGGGTACAACTGGCGCAAGTACGGGCAGAAGCAGATGAAGGGGAGCGAGAACCCGCGCAGCTACTACAAGTGCAGCTTCCCGGGCTgccccaccaagaagaaggtggagCGGTCGCCGGACGGGCAGGTCACGGAGATCGTGTACAAGGGCACGCACAACCACCCGAAGCCGCAGAGCACCCGCGGCCggagcgccagctcggcgccgGCGGCGTCGTACGTGCTGCAGAGCGCCGGCGACGCGGTGCCCGAGCATTCCTTCGTCGCGCTGTCCGGCACACCCGTGGCCACGCCCGAGAACTCGTCGGGTTCATTCGGCGGCGACGACGAGATCAACGGCGTCAGCTCGCGGTTGGCCGGTAACTTCGGCACGGACGATCTCGACGACGATGAACCCGACTCCAAGAGATG GAGGAAAGATGGTGGCGACGGCGACGCAGGGGTCTCGGTGGCCGGCAACAACCGGACGGTGCGGGAGCCGAGGGTCGTCGTGCGAACGATGAGTGACATCGACGTCCTGGACGACGGCTACCGGTGGCGCAAGTACGGGCAGAAGGTCGTGAAGGGCAACACGAACCCGAG GAGCTACTACAAGTGCACGACGGCCCGGTGCCCGGTGCGGAAGCACGTGGAGCGCGCGTGCCACGACACGCGTGCGGTGGTCACCACCTACGAGGGCAAGCACAACCACGACGTGCCCCCGGCGCGCGGCAGCGCCTCGCTCTACCACCGCGCCGCGCTGGCGGCGCAGCAGATGCAGCAGCAGGCCGGGAGCTACCAGCAGGGCAGCCTCGTCCGGACCGCCGATGGGTTCGGCTTCGGGGCAGGCGGCGGCCACGGCGCGCCGATGCAGGCCGCCGAGAGCGGCTTCGCCTTGTCCGGGTTCGGCGACGCGGCGGTGGGCACGGCGTACTCTTACAGGAGCCACCACCAGCATCAGCACCAGCAGACGAACGAGGCGATGTACTACGCCAAGGACGAGCCACGAGACGACATGTCGTTTTTCGAGCAGCCGCTCCTGTTCTGA